In Uranotaenia lowii strain MFRU-FL unplaced genomic scaffold, ASM2978415v1 HiC_scaffold_974, whole genome shotgun sequence, one DNA window encodes the following:
- the LOC129761020 gene encoding putative uncharacterized protein DDB_G0270496 — protein sequence MKVTFLRELLLILIIIVLTSSSPIGDGRIARKRALIYRQVADDVANADSVVDPVPPPVTGDDDDDSGEFYLGDDNDDAGYNLIGAVGDEINDDEIATSASVAVEPIHDQQKRSPNDDDDDDDDDDDDEEVAAAFPAAPVVPIVAESAVAAAAPAASAPAKKQKQKKKPVPVATNTQALLDLADAASTQNEVDAPDKKLEDIDVINEVNKIVESLAAQ from the exons atgaaagtaACATTTTTACGTGAGCTGTTATTGATTCTTATAATAATTGTCTTAACTTCATCGAGTCCAATTGGGG ATGGTCGGATCGCCCGAAAGCGAGCTCTGATCTACCGACAGGTTGCCGATGATGTTGCCAATGCTGACTCTGTCGTTGATCCCGTCCCACCTCCAGTGACtggagatgatgatgatgattctgGCGAATTTTATCTAGGCGATGATAACGATGACGCTGGTTATAATCTAATTG GCGCTGTGGGAGACGAAATCAATGACGATGAAATTGCTACTTCAGCTTCAGTCGCTGTTGAACCGATACATGATCAGCAAAAACGGTCACctaacgatgatgatgatgatgatgatgacgatgatgatgacgaaGAGGTTGCCGCCGCTTTTCCTGCTGCCCCAGTAGTACCGATTGTGGCAGAATCAGCCGTGGCTGCTGCCGCTCCTGCCGCTTCCGCTCCTGCCAAAAAACAGAAGCAGAAGAAAAAGCCAGTCCCAGTCGCCACCAACACACAGGCTCTTCTAGATCTCGCCGATGCTGCCTCGACCCAGAATGAAGTTGATGCTCCAGACAAAAAACTTGAGGACATCGATGTGATCAACGAGGTCAACAAAATCGTAGAATCGCTTGCTGCTCAGTAG